The genomic region ACCGTACCGAGCGAGGTGCTCTTCTCGGTGTTCGACGCCCGGCGCCGGCGCGGGCGCCCTTCCCTGCTCTACTGCAGTGACGACGCGCGCGCCAAGAGGGTCGCCGCGCGCCTCATTCGCGACGTCGGCTTCGAACCCGAGGATGCCGGACCCCTCCGGATGGCCCGCAACCTGGAGCCGTTCACGCTGGTCATCGCCCGCCTGGCCTATGAGCAGGGCCGGAGACCGGAGCTGGCCTACCGCTTCGAGCGGCTCCCGCGCCGCGGGCGACCATGAGCCGCGCGGGATCCACCTGCTGGAGTCACGCCCCCTTGGAACCCGACATCTCCATCACCTGGCCGGCCGGAAGATCCGCCACGATCGAGTACACCATGTCTCGGAGCGCGATGTCGCGCGGGTCTCCGGCCACCGCGGTGCCTCCCTGGCTCGTGACGTAACCGTATCCGATCCCGAGCTTGGGATCGGCGAAGCCGATCGAGCCGCCCGACCCCGGCGAGCCGTAGGACCCTTCGCTTCCGAAGGAAAACCCGGGGCTGTTCTTCATGAAGCCCAGCGAGAACCGTACCCCGTCCCCCAGCATGCACTCGTCGTAGAACCCGCGCGTCGGCGGAACCGCGGGGGCGGCGAGCAGCGCCACCGTCTCCGGCCGGAGCGCGAGATCCTGGCCTCCCGCCGCGAAGACGCTGTACGCATGCGCGATGGCGCGCGCGGTGCCGACTCCTCCCCCGGAGGGGATCTCGAAATTGCGCGCGTAGACGCGCTTCTCGTCGTGGGGCCACTCCGAGCCGATCAGCGCCCGCACGATATTCGAGTTGTTGTTGAACGCCGCGAAGGTGAGCCGCAGGGGAAATCCGAACACCATCGCGCTCAGGCCGGGCTTGGTCAGCGTTCCGAACCGGTCGTTCGGGATCGACTCCGGGAGACGGATGTAGAAGTCGAGCCCGAGCGGAGTGGCGATCTCATCCTGGAAGAACTGGCCGAGACTGCGGTGCTTGGGATCGATCCGGCGCAAGAGCTCGCTCTCGTAGTAGCCGAGCGTGATGGCGTGATAGGCCTGCCTCGTGCCCGGCACCCACGCCGGCTTCTGACGGGCCAGGACGACCGCGAGGCGGTCGAGGTCCGCGACCACGTCGCGACCGACGGGCTCGTCGAGCGCAAACAATCCCGCCTGGTGGCCCAGGAGCTGGCGGACGGTGATCGTCTCCTTACCGTTCTGCGCGAACTCAGGCCAGTACGCGGCGACGCGCTTCTCGTAATCCAGCCAGCCGCGCGAGTGGGCCAGCGCGAGCGTCATCGCCGCGAGACCCTTGGTCGTCGAGCAGACCAGGACCATGGTGTCCTCTTCCCATGGCTCGCCGGACTCCCTGTTCCGGACGCCGCCCCAGAGGTCGACGATCTTCTCGCCCCGGTAGTAGACGCAGCACGCCCCGCCGAGCTCGTGCCGCCGCGAGAAATTCTCGGCGAAGGTCTCGCGAACGGCCTCGAAGCCCGGGCTCACGTGACCATGGATTTGAGTACGATGGGCTTTCATGACGACCCCTTCCGGTCGCGGTAGGACGGGATGACTCTCACCCGAGATGCTTCCCCTCGAGACCCTCCAAACGCATGGCACGTGCCATTTCATTCACCGGGGTCGTGGCTGCAATGACGGAGCTTGAGAGGGAGGGAAAGCCGCGCACGTCCCGGTGACATGACAGAAAGGCCCCCGTCCTGTCAGACCGTCAGGCGCCGCCTTGTGATCTTTGTCACAAACTCGGCGCTTTCGCCGTTGAGCCGCGAGCATGATTGCTATACTCCCGCCCTCCGCGGTTCCATGCGCGGCCGCCGGTGGTGCCGCCGGCCTGCCCGCCCGGGTCCCGACCGCCCGGGCCGGTGTTCATCCCCCATGGTCGGAAAGGATGGAGACATGACCTCTCGGCTCAAGCTCCTGTCCCTCGTGTTGATCCTTGCGTTCGCCATGACTCTGGTCGGCATGTTCCTCACCACGACCCCGAAGTCCGTCGCGAAGGGCCCGTATCAGTCGGCGCTCGCCAGCGTCGGCGTCGCCACCGCCGAAGCGGCGAAGTGCGCGAACCGCGCCTGCGAGTTCGCCTCTCCCGGGTACGTGTGTCTCGAAGGCAGCGGCACGAAGTGCGTGTTCGGCGGAGGCTGCACCACGGTCGCCTGCAACGGTCACTGATTCGCCGTCCGGGGCGGACCGGCGGCACCGCCGGTCCGCATTCCCGACCATGCCCCGTCGCCGGTTCCCACTTACTGTTTTGATCCTGCTGCTCTCCGGATGCGGCTCCACGCCGCCCGGCAGCTACCGCGTCGTCATCGATCCCTCCACGCCGCACGATATCCAGGTCGCGGCCAATTGGACGACCTCTGGCCGGGACTCGTTCGTGCTCGCCGGCTTCGAGAGCGTCGACGTCCTCCACGTCTCCGACCTGCACGCCACCGATCCTTCCGGCTCAAAGCTCCCCGTCCTCTTTTCGACCGGGACGCTCACGGCGGAAGGACGGACGCTCTCCGTTCCGCGATTCGTCGTGCGCGGACCGCTTCCCTCACGCATTCACGTCCGCTATCGCGTGGATCCCGATGTGCGCGAAGGCGACGCCCACGTGGGCTTCAGCAGCGTGCGGTACGGCTACCTCGGCAAGGATTTCGCCGAGCTCACGGGGCGCGATCTCTTCCTCCTCCCCCAGGGGACGCCGCCTCGTGACATCGAGGTCCGCTTCACCCTTCCCCGCGGCTGGCGCGCCGTGACGCCGTGGCACTCCGCGGGCGCGGCGTTCCGAACCGCCATCGGCGGGCGATTCGCCGACGAGCATCTCATCGCCTCCACGCTGGCGTTCGGCCCCTTCACGGAACGCTCGGTGTCGATCGGCGGGACGCGCTATCGCTTCGCCTATGAGCCGGGAAGCCCCGGGGCGAGAGCAGCGATCGGCTCCCTCGAGCGCGCGACCCGGGCCGTCCACTCCCTCTTCGGCCGGAATCTCGGGCCCGAATACGTGACCTGCGTACTGCCCTCGACGCCGGACGGCAACGAGATCCACGGCGAAGCCTGGGCGACCGGACAGGGGGAAACCCTGGTCCCGATGACGCCGAGCCGCCTCCGGCGCTACGCGCAGGGCCTGCTCGACGGCTATCTCAAGTTCACTCCGTACCGCGACGAGATCCCGCGCCCTGACGAATACTGGGTGATGGACGGGATCTCCCATCTCTACGCCTGGCGCGCGGTGGCCGCCGCGGGACTGGTGGACGAAGGCGAGATCGAGCGCGACCTCGCGACTTCGTACGCCGGATCCCGGCGCGTTCAGGGGTCGGAGCGGGATCTCGAGCACCTCTACGATTCGAGGCTGGATACGGGGCTGGGCCGCGAGGTGGAAGCCCCCTTCGTGCTCGCGTACCTCGACCGCTCCCTGCGGGAGAGCACGCATGGCCGTCAGACGCTCGACGGCGCCGTGCGGCGCATGTTCCGCACCCGGCCCGCCGGATCGCTCTGGGCTTCGATCGAAGGGACGCGGCCCGCGACGTGGGACGCGTTCCGGGACCGATACGTCCGCGGCAAGGAGTCGATTCCTGCCGGCCGGTTCTTCGGCCTGGCCCCGGCCCAACCGACGCCCTCCCCACCCGCCGGCAAGCCGGTCGGAGATCTCACCGTCATCTTCACCGGGGACACGAACGGCTTCCTGGAGCATTGCGGCTGCAAGGTGAACCAGTCGGGAGGGGTGGCGCGCCGGGCCACCGTGCTGGAACGGCTGCGTCGCGCCTACCCCGGCTCGCCCCTCGTCGATCTGGGGAATGCCTTCACGAAACCGGAGAGCCCGTCCGAGCTGGACTATCTCTCACGGCAGGAGCAGCGCCTGTATCTGGAGACGATGGCCGCGATGCGCTACGACGCGGCCTCGATCGGCACGAACGAGCTGCTCTTTGGAACCGGCTGGTTCCGGACCGCGACCCGGGACCTGGGGGTTCCGTATCTCGGCTCCAACCTCGCCGAACAGGGCGTGCCGCTCGCGCCCGCGCATCGCATCGTCCGCGCGGGGAAGCTTCGGGTCGGGATCGTCGCCGTCTTCGAGCCGCCCCACGGCCCCGGAACGCCGGCACAGTTCGAGGCGAACGCGGCGGCGCTCGCGATCTCGAATCCCGTGGACGCGCTGGCGCGGGTCGTCCCGTCCGTGCGCGACTCGGCCGACCTGGTGCTGGTGATCGGAAGGCTGGAGCCGCAAACGATCCGGCGCGTCGTGAGCGCCGTTCCCGGCATCGACGTCATCCTCTCCAACGCGAGCGGCACCTCGGCGCTCGTTCGCTCCTCCGGCGTCCCGGAGACGATGAGCGATCAGGGGTTCCTCGGAAGGACGCTCGTGCTCTACGAGGACAGCCGCAACTACGGCCTGGAGTCGGTCGACCTCAACCTGGACGCGTCCCATCGGGTTGCCAGCGCCAAGACCACCCACCACTGGCTCTTCGAGGACGTCCCCGACCAGCCGAGGATCCGCGCCATGCTGACCCGCTTCTACGACCGTGTCGGGAAGCGCGATTCCGCGCAGGCCAGCGTCCGGCCCCTCTTCGCCAGCTCGCCGACGCGGATGAACGGGGTGTACGAGGGCGCCGCCCGGTGCGCCGAGTGCCACCGCGAGGAGTTCGACCAGTGGAAGACGACGCGCCACGCGACCGCGTACAAGACGCTCCTCGACGCCCACCGCCACTACCAGCCGCGATGCGTCGTGTGCCACACGGTGGGGTTCCGCACGAAGACGGGATACAAATTGGGCGATCCCGAGGATCCGCTCGCCAACGTGCAGTGCGAGGTCTGCCACGGACCCGGGGGCTCGCACGTGAAGGACCCGGAGACCGCGCATTTGGAACGCAACCCGCCGGAGTCGACCTGCCTGGAATGCCACAATCCCCAGCACTCCGAAGCGTTCGTGTACAAGGACAAGATCCGCCTCGTCCGCCATCGGGCCGAGGTCGCAGCGGTGCGGTAAGCGGACGGCGCCTCACGCCAAGCCGATCGAGCGTGGAATTGCCCCGCTAGTTCTTCCCCATCACTTCCGCCGGCGCAGCACCATGTGCGTCGCGCGCTCCCCCGCGATCGATTCCTCGCACTGGTAGCCGAGCGCGCGAAGATCGAGCCCCTGCATCAGATGTTCCCCTTTGCCCAGGAGCACCGGCCGGAGGCCCAGGGTCAGCTCGTCGATCAGCCCGGCCTGGAGGTACTGGCGGATGGTGGACACGCCGCCTCCCAGACGAACGTCGCGCGGCCCGGCCGCGGCCTTCGCCTGGTCCAGCGCCGCGTGGATCCCCTCGGTGACGAAATGGAAGACGGTGCCGCCCTTCATCGCGAAGGAGGCGCGCGGGTGATGGGTCAGCACGAAGACGGGCACGCGGTACGGCGGCTCCTCGCCCCACCAGCCCTTCCAGCTCTCATCGGGCCAGGGGCCGCGGACGGGGCCGAACATGTTCCGTCCCAGGATCCACGCGCCGATGTTGGCAAGGCCCTTCTCGGCCATGCCGTTGTCGACGCCGGTCTCGCCGCCCTCCATGCCGTGCATCTCCCGCCAGGCGCGGGTCGCAAAGAACCACTCCATCAGCTCGGGCCCGCGCAGGCCGAGCGGATTCTGTAGATCCTGATCCGGCCCGGCGCCGTAGCCGTCGAGGGACACGGCGAAGCTGCTGACGCGAAGCTTGGGCATGGACGTCCTCCGATCGTCTTCGGCCGATGATCGTTAACTCTGGCGGCAGGCCACGCTTCACCAGAAACCCGCAATCCCGCCACATCTCCACCATACTTCGGGAGTACCTTCCCATGGATAGGAGAGACGCAACAAACCGTTCGCCTGGAGGCGCTTCATGCTGTCGCCGCGGATGTTCCCGCTCGCCCTGGCCGCCCTGCTCGCCGCCGCCCCGCTCGCGGCCGCTCCCGTATACGCTGCCGACGCCGACTGGCCGCGGCAGTTCGACACCCCGAGCGGCTCCTTCGTCGTCTATCAGCCGCAGCCCGAGGATCTTCAGGGCGACGAGCTCACCGGCCGCGCCGCCTTCTCGCTGAAGAAGAGCGACGGGGACGAGCGCACGTACGGAGTGCTCTGGTACACGGAGCGCATCTCGATCGACCGGGACAGCAGCACGGTGTCCGCGCGCAGCCTGGACGTCACCAAGGTGCGCCTGCCGGGCATCACGCCCGAGGAAGCGGCCCGCTACGAAACCCTGGTCGAATCCGAGGCGAGCCGGTGGGACCTGTCGCTCTCCGTCGAGGAGCTGCAATCCGGCCTGGCCGCCGCCGAGAAGGAGCGGGCCAGCGTGGCGGGCATCGACAACACGCCTCCCAAGATCCTCTTCCACGACCGCCGCGCGATCCTGGTCGTCTACGACGGCGCTCCGATCCTCGAGCCGATCGCGGGGTCGGCCCTTCAGCGCGTGGTGAACACGCCGTACGCCGTGGTGCTCGATCCGAGGAGCCGCACCTACTACCTGAATGGCGCGAATCTCTGGTACCGGGCGAAGGACCCGCTCGGACCGTGGAACGACATCGCCGCTCCACCCTCGGCCGTTCGCGCGGTGGTTCCCCCGGACACCACCTCTTCCGACGACGTGGAGGGCCCGCCGCCCGAGGTGCTGACCGCGACCGAGCCCACCGAGCTGATCGCCACCGATGGGGCCCCTCAGTACGCCACGCTGGTCGAGGACGAGTTGCTCTACGTGACCAATACCGAGAGCGACGTCGTCCTCGAGGTTCCGACGCAGGACCTGTACGTCCT from Candidatus Binatia bacterium harbors:
- a CDS encoding serine hydrolase domain-containing protein, coding for MSPGFEAVRETFAENFSRRHELGGACCVYYRGEKIVDLWGGVRNRESGEPWEEDTMVLVCSTTKGLAAMTLALAHSRGWLDYEKRVAAYWPEFAQNGKETITVRQLLGHQAGLFALDEPVGRDVVADLDRLAVVLARQKPAWVPGTRQAYHAITLGYYESELLRRIDPKHRSLGQFFQDEIATPLGLDFYIRLPESIPNDRFGTLTKPGLSAMVFGFPLRLTFAAFNNNSNIVRALIGSEWPHDEKRVYARNFEIPSGGGVGTARAIAHAYSVFAAGGQDLALRPETVALLAAPAVPPTRGFYDECMLGDGVRFSLGFMKNSPGFSFGSEGSYGSPGSGGSIGFADPKLGIGYGYVTSQGGTAVAGDPRDIALRDMVYSIVADLPAGQVMEMSGSKGA
- a CDS encoding multiheme c-type cytochrome; translation: MILLLSGCGSTPPGSYRVVIDPSTPHDIQVAANWTTSGRDSFVLAGFESVDVLHVSDLHATDPSGSKLPVLFSTGTLTAEGRTLSVPRFVVRGPLPSRIHVRYRVDPDVREGDAHVGFSSVRYGYLGKDFAELTGRDLFLLPQGTPPRDIEVRFTLPRGWRAVTPWHSAGAAFRTAIGGRFADEHLIASTLAFGPFTERSVSIGGTRYRFAYEPGSPGARAAIGSLERATRAVHSLFGRNLGPEYVTCVLPSTPDGNEIHGEAWATGQGETLVPMTPSRLRRYAQGLLDGYLKFTPYRDEIPRPDEYWVMDGISHLYAWRAVAAAGLVDEGEIERDLATSYAGSRRVQGSERDLEHLYDSRLDTGLGREVEAPFVLAYLDRSLRESTHGRQTLDGAVRRMFRTRPAGSLWASIEGTRPATWDAFRDRYVRGKESIPAGRFFGLAPAQPTPSPPAGKPVGDLTVIFTGDTNGFLEHCGCKVNQSGGVARRATVLERLRRAYPGSPLVDLGNAFTKPESPSELDYLSRQEQRLYLETMAAMRYDAASIGTNELLFGTGWFRTATRDLGVPYLGSNLAEQGVPLAPAHRIVRAGKLRVGIVAVFEPPHGPGTPAQFEANAAALAISNPVDALARVVPSVRDSADLVLVIGRLEPQTIRRVVSAVPGIDVILSNASGTSALVRSSGVPETMSDQGFLGRTLVLYEDSRNYGLESVDLNLDASHRVASAKTTHHWLFEDVPDQPRIRAMLTRFYDRVGKRDSAQASVRPLFASSPTRMNGVYEGAARCAECHREEFDQWKTTRHATAYKTLLDAHRHYQPRCVVCHTVGFRTKTGYKLGDPEDPLANVQCEVCHGPGGSHVKDPETAHLERNPPESTCLECHNPQHSEAFVYKDKIRLVRHRAEVAAVR
- a CDS encoding dihydrofolate reductase family protein — protein: MPKLRVSSFAVSLDGYGAGPDQDLQNPLGLRGPELMEWFFATRAWREMHGMEGGETGVDNGMAEKGLANIGAWILGRNMFGPVRGPWPDESWKGWWGEEPPYRVPVFVLTHHPRASFAMKGGTVFHFVTEGIHAALDQAKAAAGPRDVRLGGGVSTIRQYLQAGLIDELTLGLRPVLLGKGEHLMQGLDLRALGYQCEESIAGERATHMVLRRRK
- a CDS encoding carbohydrate-binding family V/XII codes for the protein MLSPRMFPLALAALLAAAPLAAAPVYAADADWPRQFDTPSGSFVVYQPQPEDLQGDELTGRAAFSLKKSDGDERTYGVLWYTERISIDRDSSTVSARSLDVTKVRLPGITPEEAARYETLVESEASRWDLSLSVEELQSGLAAAEKERASVAGIDNTPPKILFHDRRAILVVYDGAPILEPIAGSALQRVVNTPYAVVLDPRSRTYYLNGANLWYRAKDPLGPWNDIAAPPSAVRAVVPPDTTSSDDVEGPPPEVLTATEPTELIATDGAPQYATLVEDELLYVTNTESDVVLEVPTQDLYVLISGRWFRAPSTDGPWTFVRGDELPASFGRVPPDSPKGNILASVAGTDLAEDAVADAEIPQTSAIRRDDHSLEVAYDGDPDFEPIEGTNLEYAVNTDAEVILADGRYYACDQGVWYIADDPDGPWSVSDTRPLGLEDIPPSCPVYDVRYVDVYEATPDVVYVGYLPGYLGWYPYHGTVVYGTGYRYHGWRGRHHYYPRR